The Paenibacillus sp. RUD330 genome has a segment encoding these proteins:
- a CDS encoding ATP-binding domain-containing protein has product MNAQSAYQEEESRLESAVKDIEVQLKGIGPRYTGDDFTEQMLDLQREERERRLELARKEAYFGRIDFQEEGKADPSPLYIGKAGVARSGSDELLVIDWRAPVASLFYSFSGGEAPVNYQSPDGEIEGTVHLKRNLMVRREELLRLVDSFVRGQEDDAVTDEFLLYRLGESKDNKLRDIVSTIQQEQDKIIRADKNLALFIQGVAGSGKTTVALHRLAFLLYQYAGRIRSERMIIFAPNRMFLDYISGVLPELGVGDIVQTTFSEWAVELLQNEVTLRSPADTMEYWFERPHTAEEWREASGLLKGSLAFKDALEAKLADLEAGMVPSEPFEPLPGFRLMPEQMSQWFHTDYGEESIMRRRDRLASRISRWLEGELKSRGVTDKKIRSKALAKLASFTKKIPSYSAPALYRALLDGKTAAGALPKALAKATAQRIKAGEAEQEDLAPLVYLHIRLHGLGLPHYDHIVIDEAQDYSPFQIEALKLCQRQPSMTVLGDLQQGIHAYAGITSWSQQRELFAAEQTGYYELDRSYRSTMEIIDFANRVLAGMSGEVKPAVPVFRSGDPVEEVACGGGDWAKRLADTVREWQEEKMFQTIAVIGRTEAECADIHRILTDAGLEAALVHSRQPAYGGGLTVVPVYLSKGLEFDAVLIADAGEAAYGPTDAKLLYVGCTRALHRLRVLYQGRLTGLLA; this is encoded by the coding sequence ATGAATGCTCAAAGTGCCTATCAAGAGGAAGAATCGCGGCTCGAAAGCGCCGTGAAGGACATCGAAGTCCAGCTGAAGGGAATCGGCCCCCGCTATACCGGCGACGATTTCACCGAGCAGATGCTCGATCTGCAGCGGGAGGAACGGGAGAGAAGGCTGGAGCTGGCACGCAAGGAAGCCTACTTCGGCCGGATCGACTTCCAGGAGGAGGGCAAGGCCGATCCCAGCCCTCTCTACATCGGCAAGGCCGGAGTGGCCCGTTCCGGATCGGATGAGCTGCTCGTCATCGATTGGCGGGCTCCGGTCGCAAGCCTGTTCTATTCGTTCAGCGGCGGGGAAGCCCCGGTCAACTACCAATCGCCGGATGGGGAAATCGAAGGCACGGTCCATCTGAAGCGCAACCTGATGGTGCGCAGGGAAGAGCTGCTGCGGCTGGTCGACAGCTTCGTGCGCGGCCAGGAGGACGATGCGGTGACGGACGAGTTCCTGCTCTACCGGCTCGGCGAGAGCAAGGACAACAAGCTCCGCGACATCGTCTCGACGATCCAGCAGGAGCAGGACAAGATTATCCGCGCGGACAAAAATCTCGCCTTGTTCATCCAGGGCGTGGCCGGCTCGGGGAAAACGACGGTAGCGCTGCACCGCCTCGCCTTCCTGCTGTATCAGTACGCGGGACGCATCCGCTCGGAGCGGATGATCATATTCGCCCCCAACCGGATGTTCCTCGATTACATCTCGGGCGTGCTGCCGGAGCTCGGCGTCGGCGATATCGTCCAGACGACGTTCTCCGAATGGGCGGTCGAGCTGCTGCAGAACGAGGTCACGCTGCGCTCTCCGGCGGATACGATGGAATATTGGTTCGAACGTCCCCACACGGCCGAGGAGTGGCGGGAGGCTTCCGGCTTGCTGAAGGGAAGCCTTGCCTTCAAGGATGCGCTTGAGGCGAAGCTGGCGGATCTCGAAGCCGGCATGGTGCCTTCGGAGCCGTTCGAGCCGCTGCCCGGCTTCCGCCTCATGCCGGAGCAGATGAGTCAATGGTTCCATACCGATTACGGCGAGGAATCGATCATGCGCCGGCGCGACCGGCTCGCGAGCCGGATCAGCCGCTGGCTGGAAGGCGAGCTCAAGAGCCGCGGGGTAACGGATAAGAAGATCCGCTCCAAAGCGCTCGCGAAGCTGGCTTCCTTCACCAAGAAAATACCGTCCTACTCGGCGCCGGCCCTCTATCGCGCTCTGCTGGACGGCAAGACGGCCGCCGGCGCGCTGCCCAAGGCTCTGGCCAAGGCGACCGCGCAGAGGATCAAGGCCGGAGAAGCGGAACAGGAGGATCTCGCTCCGCTCGTCTACCTTCATATCCGCCTGCATGGACTCGGCCTGCCGCATTATGACCACATCGTCATCGACGAGGCGCAGGACTACTCTCCGTTCCAGATCGAGGCTCTCAAGCTGTGCCAGCGCCAGCCGTCGATGACGGTGCTCGGCGATCTGCAGCAGGGCATCCACGCTTATGCGGGCATAACGAGCTGGAGCCAGCAGCGGGAGCTGTTCGCGGCCGAGCAGACCGGTTATTACGAGCTGGACCGAAGCTACCGCTCCACGATGGAAATCATCGACTTCGCCAACCGCGTGCTTGCCGGCATGTCGGGCGAGGTGAAGCCTGCCGTCCCGGTGTTCCGCAGCGGCGATCCCGTCGAGGAAGTGGCCTGCGGCGGCGGAGATTGGGCGAAGCGGCTCGCGGACACGGTTCGGGAGTGGCAAGAGGAGAAAATGTTCCAGACGATCGCCGTCATCGGGAGGACAGAGGCTGAATGCGCCGATATCCACCGGATCCTCACGGACGCGGGCCTCGAGGCGGCGCTCGTCCATTCCCGCCAGCCGGCGTACGGCGGCGGCCTTACGGTCGTGCCGGTCTATTTGTCCAAAGGTCTTGAATTCGACGCCGTGCTCATTGCCGACGCGGGCGAAGCGGCCTACGGCCCGACCGACGCGAAGCTTCTCTATGTAGGCTGCACGAGGGCTCTGCACCGTCTGCGGGTTCTGTATCAAGGCCGGCTGACCGGCTTGCTGGCCTAA
- a CDS encoding DUF1294 domain-containing protein, whose product MTSAFLAIYLLLANLLAFAMFGIDKAAARAGRRRIPEKRLFAVSLLGGAPGAWAGMKAWRHKTLHASFRLGIPLLIVVDAIWVYAVLKWL is encoded by the coding sequence ATGACATCTGCATTCCTGGCCATCTATCTGCTGCTGGCCAACCTGCTGGCTTTCGCCATGTTCGGCATCGACAAGGCGGCCGCGAGAGCGGGCAGGCGCCGCATCCCCGAGAAGAGGCTGTTCGCCGTCAGCCTGCTGGGAGGCGCTCCCGGCGCATGGGCGGGCATGAAGGCATGGAGGCATAAGACGCTCCATGCTTCCTTCCGGCTGGGCATACCCTTGCTCATCGTCGTGGACGCCATCTGGGTGTATGCCGTATTGAAATGGTTGTAG